The following are encoded in a window of Variovorax paradoxus genomic DNA:
- a CDS encoding tyrosine-type recombinase/integrase — protein sequence MDAFDTLHPTAASWLRSSALAPSVPAYWSYLTERRYAPSTARSYLCCLAHFARWIRRCRHPLDDLDHAIARFIDEHLPRCTCPSLAHRCRHQVRAALQHLRVVLGNSGIVTDRRRVDPIEEALHRYDEHMQQARGLARSTRLRRLKIVDALIRKAAAVTPSAEQLRRFIAQELDRVSPASGGVIATALRGYLHFRAFEGDRVEHLLPVIGSPARWRLAPLPQTLSRNDVERLLDAFPPGLPSRLRSYAIVRCFVDLGLRTHEVSRLALDDIDWTAGTLRIAKCKTRRTDLMPLPPATGRAIAEYLRMERPLTVNRQVFVRHVAPADEPVGPDVVRNTVRNAYRRCGLPYTRVHILRHTLASRLLDTGGTLKEVADVLRHRHLDTTLIYAKVDMNRLGAVAMPWPGSTA from the coding sequence ATGGATGCTTTTGATACCCTTCATCCGACGGCCGCGTCATGGCTTCGCTCGAGCGCGCTTGCGCCGTCAGTACCTGCCTATTGGAGCTACTTGACCGAGCGGCGCTATGCGCCCAGCACGGCGAGGTCGTACCTCTGCTGCCTCGCGCACTTCGCGCGATGGATTCGTCGATGTCGTCATCCGCTGGATGACCTCGATCACGCGATCGCGAGGTTCATCGATGAGCATTTGCCACGCTGTACTTGCCCGTCCCTGGCGCATCGTTGTCGCCACCAAGTTCGAGCTGCACTGCAACACCTGAGAGTAGTTCTTGGGAACTCCGGGATCGTGACAGACAGACGTCGGGTCGACCCGATTGAAGAGGCACTGCACCGCTATGACGAGCATATGCAACAGGCCAGGGGCTTGGCTCGAAGTACTCGTCTTCGGCGACTGAAGATCGTGGACGCATTAATTCGCAAGGCTGCGGCGGTCACGCCGAGCGCGGAGCAACTGCGGCGATTCATTGCTCAGGAACTCGACCGCGTGTCGCCGGCCAGTGGGGGCGTGATCGCCACGGCATTGCGCGGCTACTTGCACTTCAGAGCCTTCGAAGGCGACCGTGTCGAGCATTTGTTACCGGTGATTGGGTCACCGGCGCGGTGGCGCTTGGCGCCGCTGCCGCAGACGCTGTCGCGCAACGATGTCGAGCGATTGCTCGATGCCTTCCCGCCCGGGCTGCCTTCGCGCCTTCGCTCATACGCGATCGTGCGATGCTTCGTGGACCTCGGATTGCGCACCCACGAAGTCAGCCGCCTTGCGCTGGACGACATCGACTGGACGGCCGGCACCTTGCGCATCGCCAAGTGCAAGACCCGGCGCACGGACTTGATGCCCTTGCCGCCGGCGACCGGCCGCGCCATCGCCGAGTACCTACGGATGGAGCGACCTCTGACGGTCAACCGGCAGGTGTTCGTCCGGCACGTGGCGCCGGCCGACGAACCCGTGGGCCCGGACGTCGTGCGCAACACCGTGCGCAATGCCTATCGACGCTGTGGCTTGCCCTATACCCGCGTGCATATCCTTCGCCACACCCTGGCCAGCCGACTGCTCGACACCGGGGGCACACTCAAGGAAGTAGCCGATGTGCTGCGTCACCGCCACCTCGACACCACACTCATTTACGCCAAGGTCGACATGAATCGCCTTGGCGCTGTGGCAATGCCATGGCCGGGGAGCACGGCATGA
- the tnpB gene encoding IS66 family insertion sequence element accessory protein TnpB (TnpB, as the term is used for proteins encoded by IS66 family insertion elements, is considered an accessory protein, since TnpC, encoded by a neighboring gene, is a DDE family transposase.) codes for MIRIDAVWLAVQPMDMRAGAERLLASVVKVFGAAQAHHGYLFANARHTRIKLLVHDGFGVWCAARRLNVGGFAWPAQGSTSGAPLTLTREQFDALVLGLPWQRLEDMRVITRL; via the coding sequence GTGATCCGCATCGACGCGGTGTGGCTGGCCGTGCAGCCCATGGACATGCGCGCCGGCGCCGAACGACTGCTGGCAAGCGTCGTGAAGGTCTTCGGCGCCGCGCAGGCACATCACGGCTACTTGTTTGCCAACGCCCGGCACACGCGCATCAAGCTGCTGGTGCACGATGGCTTCGGTGTGTGGTGTGCCGCTCGACGGCTGAACGTCGGCGGCTTCGCGTGGCCGGCTCAAGGTTCGACGAGCGGTGCGCCGCTCACGCTGACGCGCGAGCAATTCGACGCCCTGGTGTTGGGCCTGCCCTGGCAGCGCCTGGAGGACATGCGCGTCATCACCCGGCTGTGA
- the tnpC gene encoding IS66 family transposase gives MQHLHDLNASDLSSLSPETVTALAQQMLAHIQQQAQHIERQAHEIKFRDAKLEKVMFELARLKAWKFDARTEAMNAEQRRLFEETMAEDEASLQAQLEQLQSKSPAKQAQEEGDKPPCKPRRQKLPEHLRRVDHPHEPDDTNCPLPECGRPMVRVGEDISEQLDIVPAEFFVHRHIYGKWACRCCQCLVQEPAVPQIIDGGIMAAGLIAHTLTSHFVDHLPYYRLETINARSGVHTPRSTLAQTSGRAGAALEPLYDAHKRFVLQSRVLHADETPVAMLDPGRGKTRRAYIWAYARGAFDPLPGVVYEFCLGRGAQYPIAFLQGSDGFGAHMPWSGTLVRDEYSAYDNVVAAHADRIAAGCLAHARRHFHELGKSGTSDVATEALRRIATIYRAERQFGQLAGEDRLRMRQSVTRPLWEELHVWLQLERARVPDGGATAKALSYSLNAWAALTRNLLDGDVPVDNNHLENRIRPWAMGRRNAKCAFMRSRA, from the coding sequence ATGCAGCACCTGCACGATCTCAATGCCTCGGACCTCAGCAGTCTGTCGCCCGAGACCGTTACCGCGCTGGCGCAGCAGATGTTGGCCCACATCCAGCAGCAGGCCCAGCACATTGAGCGCCAGGCGCACGAGATCAAATTCAGGGACGCCAAGCTGGAGAAGGTGATGTTCGAGCTGGCGCGCCTGAAGGCGTGGAAGTTCGACGCTAGAACCGAAGCCATGAACGCCGAACAGCGGCGCCTGTTCGAAGAGACGATGGCCGAGGACGAAGCCAGCCTGCAGGCGCAGCTTGAGCAACTGCAATCCAAGTCGCCGGCCAAGCAGGCGCAGGAAGAAGGCGACAAGCCTCCATGCAAGCCTCGCCGCCAGAAGCTGCCCGAACATCTGCGTCGGGTAGATCACCCCCATGAGCCCGATGACACGAACTGCCCGTTGCCCGAATGCGGCCGGCCGATGGTGCGCGTGGGCGAAGACATTAGCGAACAACTGGACATCGTGCCGGCCGAGTTCTTCGTTCATCGCCACATCTACGGCAAGTGGGCCTGCCGCTGCTGCCAGTGCCTGGTGCAGGAACCGGCCGTGCCGCAGATCATCGACGGCGGCATCATGGCCGCCGGTCTTATCGCGCACACGCTGACCAGCCACTTCGTCGACCACCTGCCGTACTACAGGCTGGAGACCATCAACGCGCGCTCCGGTGTGCACACGCCGCGCTCGACGCTGGCACAGACCTCGGGGCGCGCTGGCGCGGCCCTGGAGCCCTTGTACGACGCCCACAAGCGCTTCGTACTGCAGTCGAGGGTGCTGCATGCCGACGAGACACCTGTTGCCATGTTGGACCCAGGCCGGGGAAAGACGAGGAGGGCCTACATCTGGGCCTATGCCAGGGGAGCCTTCGATCCACTGCCGGGCGTCGTGTACGAGTTCTGCCTGGGCCGCGGCGCCCAGTACCCCATTGCCTTCCTGCAGGGAAGCGACGGCTTCGGCGCGCACATGCCTTGGAGCGGCACGCTGGTGCGCGACGAATACTCGGCATACGACAACGTCGTCGCAGCGCACGCTGATCGCATTGCCGCTGGATGTCTCGCTCATGCGAGGCGCCACTTCCACGAGCTGGGCAAGTCCGGCACCAGCGACGTGGCCACCGAAGCGCTCAGGCGCATTGCGACGATTTACCGCGCGGAGCGCCAGTTCGGACAACTCGCTGGCGAAGACCGTCTACGCATGCGTCAGTCGGTGACCAGGCCTCTGTGGGAGGAACTGCATGTGTGGCTGCAGCTCGAGCGCGCCAGGGTCCCCGATGGCGGGGCGACGGCCAAGGCCTTGAGCTACAGCCTGAATGCCTGGGCTGCGCTGACGCGCAACCTCCTCGACGGCGACGTGCCGGTGGACAACAACCACTTGGAAAACCGAATCCGCCCCTGGGCCATGGGACGCCGTAATGCGAAGTGCGCTTTTATGCGAAGTCGCGCGTGA
- a CDS encoding helix-turn-helix domain-containing protein — translation MSHASGTQVDPALPLFSRRLKVARLRSNFSQERLGVAAGMDAFSASARINQYERGRHMPDVLMSRRLAQVLGVPLSYFWAADDDEAELLRLFHALGGDGRKRVLCLLQELTVSR, via the coding sequence ATGTCACATGCGAGCGGTACTCAGGTGGACCCTGCGCTGCCTTTGTTTTCTCGGCGACTCAAGGTAGCACGGTTGCGTAGCAACTTCTCGCAGGAGCGATTGGGTGTAGCGGCCGGCATGGATGCGTTCTCCGCTAGTGCAAGAATTAACCAATACGAACGTGGAAGGCACATGCCTGATGTGCTGATGTCCAGGCGCTTGGCCCAGGTGCTGGGTGTGCCGCTGTCGTATTTTTGGGCAGCTGACGATGACGAGGCGGAGCTTTTGCGACTTTTCCACGCTCTTGGGGGGGACGGGCGTAAGCGGGTTTTGTGTTTGCTTCAGGAACTGACTGTCTCAAGGTAA
- the tnpA gene encoding IS66-like element accessory protein TnpA: protein MDMMANGQEVRRRRYSEELKQQVLSECERPNASVAKVAMAHGINANVVHSWRKKVRESLETPDAIALQEPTFVPMMLPPVASAVSASPTQIQVQIKRGAVVISVDWPLEAAAQLGIWTRELLK from the coding sequence ATGGACATGATGGCAAACGGTCAAGAGGTGCGTCGGCGCCGGTACAGTGAAGAGCTCAAGCAGCAAGTGCTGAGCGAATGTGAGAGGCCGAACGCATCGGTGGCGAAGGTCGCGATGGCGCATGGCATCAATGCCAACGTGGTGCACTCCTGGCGCAAGAAGGTACGGGAATCGTTGGAGACGCCCGATGCCATCGCACTGCAGGAGCCGACGTTCGTTCCAATGATGTTGCCACCGGTTGCGTCGGCGGTGTCGGCATCCCCAACGCAGATTCAGGTGCAGATCAAGCGCGGCGCCGTGGTGATCAGCGTGGACTGGCCACTGGAGGCGGCGGCGCAGTTGGGCATCTGGACGCGCGAGTTGCTGAAGTGA